Genomic window (Gemmatimonadota bacterium):
AGGGACCGGACCGGTGAAGCCGGACTGGCGGTCGTCGGCGTGGCACCCCCCTTCTACAAGTGCGACATAGACGACGACGCCTCGTGCAGCGGACATCTCGATATCCTCCGCAGGAGCATACGGGTCGCCCGGGGATTGAACACGCCGCTGGTCCGCGTCTTCGCCTTCTGGAAACAGGATCCCCTCGATAAATTCTGGGACCGGATTGTCGACCGGTTCCTTGAACCTGTCCGTATCGCCGAAGGCGAGGGCGTCGTGCTGGGACTGGAAAACGAAATGTCCACCATGATCGGCACCGGCGCGGAAACCCGGCGTTTGATCGACGTCCTGGATACACCGGTCGTCAAACCCCTCTGGGATCCCTGCAACGAACTGTTCGACGACGACGGTCACGCGCCTTATCCCGACGGCTACGCTCACATCCGGTCGGACATGTATCACATGCACATCAAGGATGGGGCACGGGGCACGGACGGGGGGTATGTCAATGTTCCCATGTGCGAAGGCGAAATAGACTACCGCGGTCAGTTCGCCGACCTGGTCGAGCAGGGCTACGAGGGTTGCGTGTCACTCGAGACCCATTGGCGCGTCGGACCGGAGCAGATCGAACAGACCCTGCTTGAATTGCCTGGTGGAAAACAGTTTTCGGAGGCCGGTGAAGCGGCTTCCAGGATATGCATGCGGAACACGCTGGACCTCCTGGCCGAACTGGGCGTGGAGCGGTCCGCCTGACGCGCGTAGCGCACCGACCCGAGTCGCGGTTCAACCGGAAAGGAAAGAAAGGGCCTATTAGATGAAAGAGCACCCCTACAGGACACACACCTGCGGTGAATTGCGGCAGACCGACGAGGGAACGCGGGTGCGGGTCGCCGGCTGGGTTCACCGCAAACGGGACCACGGCGGCCTGCTCTTCATCGACCTGAGAGACCATTACGGGATCACGCAGGTCGTCATCACCCCGGAGAGCGGGTTTCACGAGGAGGCGGGGGACCTGCGTTCGGAGAGTGTCGCCACCTTTAGCGGCGAGGTGATTCTGAGGGCGGAGGATGCGATCAACCCCAACCTGCCCACCGGGCACATCGAAGTGAAGGCCGATTCCATGACGGTGCTCAGCGCCGCGGATCCCCTGCCCCTGTCCGTCGCGGACGAGCGGGAGTACCCGGAGGCCACCCGGCTGACCTACCGCATGCTCGATCTGCGCAGGCAGCGGCTGCACCACAACATCATCATGCGTTCGCGCATCATCGCGAGCATACGGCGCCGCATGACGGACCT
Coding sequences:
- a CDS encoding sugar phosphate isomerase/epimerase, producing MFTIAVITDEVSQDLDRVIAFARDFNLDGIEIRSIWDKPPQDLDDDEIARIRDRTGEAGLAVVGVAPPFYKCDIDDDASCSGHLDILRRSIRVARGLNTPLVRVFAFWKQDPLDKFWDRIVDRFLEPVRIAEGEGVVLGLENEMSTMIGTGAETRRLIDVLDTPVVKPLWDPCNELFDDDGHAPYPDGYAHIRSDMYHMHIKDGARGTDGGYVNVPMCEGEIDYRGQFADLVEQGYEGCVSLETHWRVGPEQIEQTLLELPGGKQFSEAGEAASRICMRNTLDLLAELGVERSA